One Panicum virgatum strain AP13 chromosome 3N, P.virgatum_v5, whole genome shotgun sequence DNA segment encodes these proteins:
- the LOC120664295 gene encoding uncharacterized protein LOC120664295 — protein sequence MMLICGSMPLSKRRARVIQLVGHPEDECYTHFLRVNIVSCHLKVLMLSESWLNDRTLRQLSTRCPSLEVLDLKECCLEGREISSASLRSLTIDKCMIKEGLTIAAPNLVSLRCVKPYHQAPLFQKMGSIATATIVLDDSFLHVDYKHKCESIHSSPPHDEGSDSDCSPEDDPRYCSDSCSDASTCQYSEVLTYSEDEQGQDHCKCNYGPYWIRRGSGRQNRYEILGGHNALGSLSNATSLELLGDAGEVILNRELKTCPVFSNLKTLSLGEWCMTAHFDSLVSFLQHSPNLERLFLELKMYDDPDEEM from the exons ATGATGTTGATATGTGGATCCATGCCGCTATCAAAGCGTAGAGCCCGCGTCATCCAGCTCGTCGGGCATCCAGAGGACGAATGCTACACTCATTTCCTGCGCGTCAACATTGTGTCCTGCCACCTCAAAGTCCTGATGCTATCGGAATCGTGGTTGAATGACAGGACGCTAAGACAGCTCTCTACTCGGTGCCCTTCTTTGGAAGTCCTGGATCTCAAAGAGTGCTGTCTGGAAGGCCGTGAGATATCATCTGCCTCGCTCAGGAGCTTAACCATTGACAAATGCATGATTAAAGAGGGTCTCACCATTGCTGCTCCAAACCTTGTATCGCTGCGCTGCGTCAAGCCGTACCACCAAGCTCCCTTGTTCCAGAAAATGGGATCAATTGCCACGGCTACTATCGTGCTTGATGACTCTTTCTTGCATGTTGATTATAAACACAAGTGTGAATCCATCCACAGTTCTCCACCACATGATGAAGGCAGTGACAGTGACTGTTCACCTGAAGATGATCCTCGCTACTGTAGTGATTCCTGTAGTGATGCAAGTACTTGTCAATACAGTGAGGTCCTAACTTATAGCGAGGATGAACAGGGCCAAGATCACTGCAAATGCAATTACGGCCCATATTGGATCCGTCGTGGCTCTGGTCGTCAAAACAGATATGAAATTTTAGGTGGCCACAATGCTCTTGGCAGCCTATCAAATGCTACAAGTTTGGAGCTATTAGGTGATGCTGGGGAG GTGATTCTGAACAGGGAACTGAAAACATGCCCAGTTTTTAGCAATCTGAAGACATTGTCCCTTGGTGAATGGTGTATGACTGCTCACTTTGATTCTTTAGTTTCCTTCCTACAGCATTCCCCTAATCTGGAGAGGCTTTTTCTTGAACTTAAAATG taTGACGATCCCGATGAGGAAATGTAA
- the LOC120664296 gene encoding MAR-binding filament-like protein 1 isoform X3, whose translation MASGVFTILLGTSQQEKKDLQSTISSMETKLVENEAAMSMLRENYEKRILDEQAELKKQARKFQDEEALLQDKLASSRRTVASLTEEVQREKELVEQLNLEIDRLKRTIAEAEEDKHMSEGKLNEKMELLDILHDKINLLSQEANGKDEHIRELSSSLSAKEKDYQNLSAIYSQAKENLEQANSQIKQLEKDILTDKDDLKSKASLIDSLNEKVQTLCTEKGEAEEKISVLTSQYMDLKTASEERASLDSELLFEKNDKLSQLEEKLSAALSDSSKDRTRIAELNNELDTTRTMLDNEVVARKSLSDLVHSTEEALRDSTNEVFKLTEDLDEVKRSNQDLMTQISKLTDEASEARQALAKKVEEAESVSATLSDELASVRGVLKRSQEELEVISNQLVSVSEAHSDLNKELLDAYKKLESTTNELVKERKINATLSRELEFLVKQSAIESEARKALQVDLDEATRSLNEVNQSTLSLSNQLETTNSKVSAIKEEKEMLSKALEEQKKSTVQAQENTEDAQNAIRRLGTERESFEMRSKKLEDELATAKGEILRLRRQISTSGPENTEVILETGAAPNSSQPLKEQPVNDRVQNTNSAGAVARSPKRIYRRRKGRPGA comes from the exons ATGGCTTCTGGTGTTTTCACAATACTTCTTGGTACTTCTCAACAGGAAAAGAAGGATTTGCAGTCGACGATTTCATCT ATGGAGACCAAATTGGTTGAAAATGAGGCAGCAATGTCTATGCTTAGGGAAAACTATGAGAAAAGAATATTGGATGAACAAGCAGAACTGAAGAAACAAGCTAGAAAGTTCCAGGATGAGGAAGCCTTGCTCCAAGATAAGTTGGCTTCATCTAGAAGAACTGTAGCATCTTTAACTGAGGAAGTTCAAAGGGAAAAGGAGCTAGTAGAGCAGCTTAACCTTGAAATAGATCGACTTAAGAGGACTATTGCAGAAGCAGAGGAGGACAAACATATGTCTGAAGGCAAGTTGAATGAAAAGATGGAACTGCTTGATATCTTGCACGACAAGATAAATCTGCTTAGCCAAGAGGCAAATGGCAAGGATGAACACATCAGGGAGCTCAGTTCATCACTCTCTGCCAAGGAAAAGGACTACCAGAACCTCAGTGCGATCTACAGTCAAGCTAAAGAGAACCTAGAACAGGCAAATTCTCAAATAAAGCAGCTGGAGAAAGATATTCTTACAGATAAAGATGATCTTAAATCAAAGGCATCATTAATTGACTCATTGAACGAGAAAGTTCAAACATTATGCACTGAAAAAGGTGAGGCGGAAGAAAAAATAAGTGTACTAACGAGTCAGTATATGGACCTGAAAACTGCTTCTGAAGAGAGGGCATCTCTCGATTCAGAACTATTGTTTGAGAAAAATGATAAGCTCAGTCAGCTTGAAGAGAAACTTTCGGCTGCATTGAGTGACTCTAGTAAAGACAGAACTAGAATAGCCGAGTTAAACAATGAATTGGACACCACCAGAACGATGCTAGATAATGAAGTTGTTGCCAGGAAAAGTTTGTCAGACCTTGTTCATTCCACTGAAGAGGCACTAAGAGATTCCACAAATGAAGTGTTTAAACTCACTGAAGATCTTGATGAAGTAAAGAGATCAAATCAGGACTTGATGACCCAGATTTCAAAATTAACAGATGAGGCCAGTGAAGCGAGACAGGCTCTGGCTAAAAAGGTAGAAGAGGCAGAGTCAGTTTCTGCAACCCTCTCAGATGAACTGGCATCAGTCAGGGGGGTACTTAAAAGGTCACAAGAAGAACTTGAAGTCATCTCTAACCAATTAGTTTCTGTTTCAGAAGCACATAGTGACCTTAATAAAGAACTGTTGGATGCATATAAGAAGCTAGAGTCCACGACGAATGAGCTAGTTAAAGAACGTAAAATCAATGCTACTCTAAGTAGGGAGCTTGAGTTTTTGGTGAAACAATCAGCAATAGAGTCTGAAGCAAGAAAAGCTCTTCAAGTTGACTTGGATGAGGCCACTAGATCACTGAATGAGGTGAATCAGAGTACACTATCTCTGTCTAATCAGCTGGAAACCACCAATTCTAAGGTTTCTGCTAttaaagaagagaaagagatgCTATCGAAGGCTCTTGAGGAGCAAAAGAAGAGTACAGTTCAAGCTCAGGAAAATACGGAAGATGCTCAGAATGCCATCAGAAGGCTTGGGACCGAGAGGGAGAGTTTTGAAATGAGGTCTAAAAAGCTTGAAGATGAATTGGCCACGGCAAAAGGTGAGATATTGCGTTTGAGGAGGCAGATTAGTACAAGTGGGCCTGAGAATACAGAAGTCATTCTGGAAACAGGTGCAGCACCAAATTCCAGTCAACCTCTAAAAGAGCAACCTGTGAACGATCGTGTTCAAAATACCAACAGTGCTGGTGCTGTAGCTCGTTCGCCTAAACGGATTTATAGGAGGAGAAAAGGAAGACCAGGGGCATGA